One segment of Diaphorobacter sp. HDW4B DNA contains the following:
- a CDS encoding amino acid ABC transporter permease → MSRPLEDILFGAPSPQAQTIARVMSVIAAAVILLVAGIAFQFHSAGQLEARYWSFFAWPTTWAFLGKGLLGTLVSAAMAAVIALTLGLVLCVGRLAQSRLVRWPSIAVIEFLRGTPTLLLIYVCFLVLPSAGLKLSTYWMLTLPIGLSTAAVVAEVYRAGVLAVPRGQTDAARSLGMTETQVFFSIVFPQALRYIVPALVAQLVIVVKDTTFGYVVTYGELMQNARVLIANYHSLVPVYLVVAALYCLVNYAISRASKRLGGPMH, encoded by the coding sequence ATGAGCCGCCCACTGGAAGACATTCTGTTCGGTGCGCCAAGCCCACAGGCGCAGACCATTGCGCGGGTGATGAGCGTGATCGCGGCGGCGGTGATCCTGCTGGTTGCGGGCATCGCGTTTCAGTTTCACTCCGCAGGGCAGCTCGAAGCCCGGTACTGGAGCTTCTTCGCGTGGCCGACGACGTGGGCATTTCTCGGCAAAGGTCTGCTGGGCACCTTGGTATCGGCGGCGATGGCCGCCGTCATCGCGTTGACGCTCGGGCTGGTGCTGTGTGTGGGCCGTCTGGCACAGTCGCGGCTGGTGCGATGGCCGAGCATCGCGGTGATCGAGTTCCTGCGCGGCACGCCGACGCTGCTGCTCATCTACGTGTGTTTTCTGGTGCTGCCGTCCGCCGGGCTGAAGCTGAGCACCTACTGGATGCTGACCCTCCCCATCGGCCTCAGTACCGCAGCCGTGGTGGCCGAGGTCTACCGTGCGGGCGTGCTCGCCGTTCCGCGCGGCCAGACCGATGCCGCGCGGAGTCTGGGGATGACCGAAACGCAGGTTTTTTTCTCCATCGTCTTTCCCCAGGCCCTTCGCTACATCGTTCCCGCACTCGTCGCGCAACTGGTCATCGTGGTGAAGGACACCACATTCGGCTATGTTGTCACCTACGGCGAACTCATGCAGAACGCGAGAGTGCTCATCGCCAATTACCACTCGCTCGTGCCCGTGTACCTCGTGGTCGCGGCGCTGTACTGCCTTGTGAACTACGCGATATCCAGAGCGAGCAAACGGCTTGGTGGGCCCATGCACTGA
- a CDS encoding glutamate ABC transporter substrate-binding protein, whose product MSIQFILKSTVAALAFVSSGSLFAQGAPLDTAAFDALVAQGPVASAATIASSTWASKIKQAGTLRLGSTQTSNLFSLLNEKDGKIRGFDAGLAQLITRYILGDGAKYKFTQVNSSTREQVLINDQVDMVFATYSITPARAEKISFAGPYYTSQAGVLVKANNKTIQSYNDLAGKRVATQAGSTGPAILAQHAPKAVVQEFQTHQEALDSLRQGRVEAYVTDHTLLLNALSLGTGDTKLAGAPFGDKDPYGIGLPKGSDGAAFINGFLKKLEADGTWTKLWTISIGQRTGSTVAPTPPAIP is encoded by the coding sequence ATGTCGATCCAATTCATTCTGAAATCCACCGTAGCAGCACTGGCGTTTGTCTCCAGCGGATCCCTTTTCGCTCAGGGCGCGCCCCTCGATACAGCGGCGTTTGACGCACTGGTTGCGCAGGGCCCCGTCGCCAGCGCTGCAACCATCGCATCGAGCACCTGGGCCAGCAAGATCAAGCAGGCGGGCACGCTGCGCCTTGGCAGCACGCAAACCTCGAATCTTTTCTCGCTGCTCAATGAGAAAGACGGCAAGATCCGTGGCTTCGATGCAGGGCTGGCCCAGCTCATCACCCGCTATATTCTGGGCGATGGTGCCAAGTACAAGTTCACGCAGGTGAACTCGTCCACGCGCGAGCAGGTGCTGATCAACGATCAGGTGGACATGGTGTTCGCGACCTATTCGATCACCCCCGCTCGCGCCGAGAAGATCTCGTTCGCGGGGCCTTACTACACTTCTCAGGCCGGGGTGCTGGTCAAGGCGAACAACAAGACGATCCAGTCGTACAACGACTTGGCGGGCAAGCGGGTCGCCACGCAAGCGGGATCCACAGGCCCCGCGATTCTGGCGCAGCACGCGCCCAAGGCGGTCGTGCAGGAATTCCAGACGCATCAGGAAGCCCTCGATTCGCTGCGCCAAGGCCGTGTGGAAGCTTACGTGACCGACCACACGCTGTTGCTCAATGCCCTGAGCCTCGGCACGGGCGACACGAAGCTGGCGGGTGCGCCCTTTGGCGACAAAGACCCCTATGGCATCGGACTGCCCAAGGGCTCGGACGGCGCGGCCTTCATCAACGGCTTTCTGAAGAAGCTGGAGGCCGACGGCACCTGGACCAAACTGTGGACGATTTCCATTGGACAGCGTACCGGCAGCACGGTCGCTCCGACGCCGCCAGCCATTCCCTGA
- a CDS encoding PhzF family phenazine biosynthesis isomerase: MMTPSPSLPKHGQVTLIDVFTRDMRGGNPVPLVTDAQGMSDADMQQVAAQYGHESAFVLPADNPLAQWKLRFFVPAHEMEMCGHATVGSLWALRQWGLWRSSEAVVQTLSGLVHVQWDEARQCPWISQPPGQCTLLDEAQTQDALSVLSLSPASAAAVVAHPAVNASTSRIKTLIEFNDPRAVHALQPDFARMKSLCEQIDSTGLYPYALENPVDADSPLRVHARQFPRSSGYPEDAATGIAAAALWSHLQARGEFAHAGGKDAQCIVLQGEAMGSPSAIYVRARHNEQGEPDGCWLSGQVCWSTRT; this comes from the coding sequence ATGATGACTCCCTCCCCCTCTCTACCAAAACACGGTCAGGTCACCTTGATCGATGTGTTCACACGCGACATGCGCGGCGGCAACCCGGTGCCGCTGGTTACCGACGCACAGGGCATGAGTGACGCAGACATGCAGCAGGTCGCTGCGCAGTACGGTCACGAATCGGCCTTTGTGCTGCCCGCAGACAATCCGCTCGCTCAATGGAAACTCCGCTTCTTCGTACCCGCCCATGAGATGGAAATGTGCGGCCATGCCACGGTGGGCAGCCTGTGGGCCCTGCGTCAATGGGGTCTGTGGCGATCGAGCGAGGCGGTGGTGCAGACGCTCAGCGGTCTGGTGCACGTGCAGTGGGATGAGGCACGGCAGTGCCCGTGGATTTCGCAACCGCCGGGACAATGCACGCTCCTCGATGAAGCACAAACCCAGGATGCTCTGTCGGTCCTCTCGCTCTCGCCAGCCTCTGCGGCCGCTGTGGTTGCGCATCCCGCCGTCAACGCATCGACCAGTCGCATCAAAACGCTGATCGAATTCAACGACCCTCGCGCAGTGCATGCGCTGCAGCCGGATTTCGCGCGGATGAAGTCGCTGTGCGAGCAGATCGATTCCACGGGTCTCTATCCGTATGCGTTGGAAAACCCCGTCGACGCCGATTCGCCACTCAGGGTGCATGCACGCCAGTTCCCTCGTTCATCCGGCTATCCCGAAGATGCCGCGACCGGAATTGCCGCAGCGGCGCTTTGGAGCCATCTCCAGGCACGCGGAGAATTTGCCCACGCCGGTGGCAAAGACGCGCAATGCATCGTGCTGCAGGGAGAGGCCATGGGATCACCCTCCGCCATCTATGTACGGGCACGACACAATGAGCAAGGTGAGCCGGATGGTTGCTGGCTCAGCGGCCAGGTTTGCTGGAGCACACGCACATGA
- a CDS encoding tripartite tricarboxylate transporter substrate binding protein: MKFLAQHLCHKLARVASVTLFCVASGSLSVAHAATSDWPTKPITVVVPFPAGGGTDLIIRVLQPSLSRHLGQPIVIDNRGGAGGTIGSTQLARSRADGYTVGLVTTSTHAVAPAIYPKLGYNVQKDFSYAGLIGTTPYLLVATPAMGVDSMVGLQDKLKASSQSVSYGSVGKGTVSHLMGEQFQRQFGTAMIHVPYRGAAPAYTDLLGGQIQLMFDNPVGLVPYVRSGKIKALATTAATPLLPELKTFEQQGISGFKQQLWYGVAFPAQTPPAIVKRFSGALQQTLQEPEVAKALADYGVTVVAEESQAMAARVARDAKYWADVSAAAGVSMD, encoded by the coding sequence ATGAAATTCCTCGCACAACACCTTTGCCACAAGCTGGCTCGTGTCGCCTCGGTCACTTTGTTCTGTGTGGCGTCTGGCAGCCTTTCCGTCGCCCACGCGGCGACAAGCGACTGGCCCACCAAGCCCATCACGGTAGTGGTTCCGTTCCCTGCGGGCGGCGGCACTGATCTGATCATTCGCGTGTTGCAGCCGAGTCTCTCGCGTCACCTGGGACAGCCCATCGTCATCGACAATCGCGGCGGCGCTGGCGGAACCATTGGCAGCACCCAGCTCGCACGCAGCCGCGCGGATGGCTACACCGTGGGTCTGGTGACGACCAGCACACATGCCGTCGCACCGGCGATCTATCCCAAGCTGGGCTACAACGTTCAGAAGGATTTTTCGTATGCGGGACTGATTGGAACGACGCCCTATTTGCTGGTGGCCACCCCCGCGATGGGAGTGGACAGCATGGTCGGGCTGCAAGACAAGTTGAAGGCAAGCTCCCAGAGCGTGAGCTATGGCTCGGTCGGCAAAGGCACGGTGTCCCATTTGATGGGCGAGCAGTTTCAACGCCAATTCGGTACAGCGATGATTCATGTCCCTTATCGCGGTGCCGCGCCCGCCTATACGGATTTGCTCGGTGGTCAGATTCAGCTGATGTTCGACAATCCCGTCGGTCTGGTGCCCTATGTGCGCAGCGGCAAGATCAAGGCCCTGGCCACGACGGCGGCAACGCCGCTGCTGCCGGAACTCAAGACCTTCGAGCAGCAAGGCATCTCCGGCTTCAAGCAGCAACTTTGGTACGGCGTCGCGTTTCCGGCGCAGACGCCCCCTGCCATCGTGAAGCGTTTCTCCGGTGCTTTGCAGCAAACGCTGCAGGAGCCGGAAGTTGCCAAGGCGCTGGCCGACTATGGCGTCACGGTCGTCGCCGAAGAGTCGCAAGCCATGGCGGCGCGCGTCGCGCGCGATGCGAAGTATTGGGCCGATGTGTCCGCTGCTGCCGGCGTATCCATGGATTGA
- a CDS encoding long-chain fatty acid--CoA ligase, with protein sequence MAQVSHIRRFHLLINEPDHDDGEVTATMKVRCSSTYKAHASEIEAMFQ encoded by the coding sequence TTGGCACAGGTATCGCACATCCGCAGATTCCATCTGTTGATCAATGAGCCGGACCATGATGATGGCGAAGTCACCGCTACCATGAAGGTGCGCTGCAGCAGCACCTACAAAGCCCATGCCTCCGAAATCGAAGCCATGTTCCAGTGA
- a CDS encoding RidA family protein translates to MSHDTLLIERLNAMGLQLPAAPKPQALYAPWSMHPLDANGSSSLVVLSGQTCRRNGVPMVGTCRTESDVAPAREAAQIAALNALALLHAACEGRLERVKRLLRLRGFVASSADFALHSQVLDGSSELLKVAFPDLPLPARTAVGVSSLPSGCWVEVELEAVIH, encoded by the coding sequence ATGAGCCACGACACCTTACTGATCGAACGCCTGAACGCCATGGGACTGCAGTTGCCCGCCGCTCCCAAACCTCAGGCCCTGTATGCACCATGGTCCATGCACCCTCTGGATGCGAATGGATCGTCCAGTCTGGTCGTGCTGAGCGGCCAGACATGCCGTCGCAACGGCGTGCCCATGGTCGGCACCTGCCGCACTGAAAGTGACGTGGCCCCTGCGCGAGAAGCCGCTCAGATTGCAGCCCTCAATGCATTGGCGCTGCTGCACGCAGCCTGCGAAGGCAGACTGGAGCGGGTGAAGCGGCTTCTGCGCTTGAGAGGCTTTGTCGCCAGCAGCGCAGACTTCGCGCTTCACAGCCAAGTGCTGGATGGTTCGTCAGAACTGCTGAAAGTGGCGTTTCCGGACTTGCCGCTGCCCGCAAGAACCGCTGTCGGCGTCAGCAGCCTGCCTTCAGGGTGCTGGGTTGAAGTGGAGCTCGAAGCCGTCATTCACTAG
- a CDS encoding DUF6348 family protein, with translation MFNELHTEPPTHPGNPGYATWVRFDFEREDDSSDTEQWVEEVDLIELLKDALAEAGWNARREEHWLVTDNGFWLKPQFVEHAHTEEAIQTTTTIEVAHLSLLSQSCFEYQHSISEESATDSMREGLIRWVHMDWKTFDDLASSTLQHCQQMEMTFPDAEGADHPRKVLFGPVRYVVTNPVPEAPDDEHTFCPCCLFTNTIKAFEPQLHAKETFGVRLFASRGADGEVMADCRVNGEDWEAGAEALREYVRSWPECGYEYRKQYVLIV, from the coding sequence ATGTTCAACGAACTTCATACAGAACCACCGACTCATCCGGGCAACCCCGGTTATGCCACTTGGGTGCGGTTCGACTTTGAGCGCGAAGATGATTCCAGCGACACCGAGCAGTGGGTCGAAGAGGTTGATCTCATCGAACTCCTGAAGGATGCTTTGGCCGAGGCTGGTTGGAATGCAAGACGTGAGGAACACTGGTTGGTGACGGACAACGGCTTCTGGCTCAAGCCGCAGTTCGTGGAGCATGCACATACCGAAGAGGCCATTCAAACCACCACAACCATCGAGGTCGCGCATCTATCACTGCTTTCACAGAGCTGCTTTGAATACCAGCATTCGATCAGCGAAGAATCTGCCACCGATTCCATGCGTGAAGGGCTGATCCGTTGGGTGCATATGGATTGGAAAACCTTTGACGATCTTGCGTCCTCCACGTTGCAGCATTGCCAGCAGATGGAGATGACGTTTCCGGATGCCGAAGGTGCGGACCATCCACGCAAAGTGCTGTTTGGCCCCGTCAGATACGTGGTCACAAATCCCGTCCCAGAAGCCCCAGACGACGAACATACGTTCTGCCCGTGCTGCCTGTTCACCAACACCATCAAGGCATTCGAGCCGCAGTTGCATGCCAAGGAGACCTTTGGCGTGAGACTTTTCGCGTCGCGCGGTGCCGACGGCGAAGTCATGGCCGATTGCCGCGTGAATGGCGAAGACTGGGAGGCCGGAGCCGAGGCATTGCGCGAGTATGTGCGAAGCTGGCCGGAATGCGGATACGAGTATCGAAAGCAGTATGTGTTGATCGTTTGA
- a CDS encoding amino acid ABC transporter permease: MGGVSRLLADYGPAFGQALFLTWKLTLVSFVPGFLLGVVITVLRLFPLPPLRFVLTVYVEIFRNIPSVALLIFIVFALPDLNVLIDYEPAVILTLVLVCSAFTADYLRSGINTVAGGQIEAALSLGMRPLQVITSVVLPQALRTVVQPMTSLLIALMLSTSLASQVPLPGRELTALVSKIANDSAAGIAAFAVAAAMYVVTGLLIGWAGGALEKKVRILR; encoded by the coding sequence ATGGGCGGTGTCTCCCGGCTGCTTGCCGACTACGGGCCTGCCTTCGGGCAAGCCCTGTTTCTGACTTGGAAGCTCACGTTGGTGTCGTTCGTCCCCGGCTTCCTGCTGGGTGTGGTCATCACGGTACTGCGGCTGTTTCCGTTGCCTCCGCTGCGTTTCGTCCTGACCGTCTATGTCGAGATCTTCCGCAACATTCCGAGCGTGGCGCTGCTGATCTTCATCGTGTTCGCTCTGCCTGATCTGAACGTCCTGATCGACTACGAGCCCGCCGTGATCCTGACTTTGGTGCTGGTGTGCTCCGCATTCACGGCGGACTATCTGCGCTCGGGCATCAACACCGTCGCCGGAGGCCAGATCGAGGCCGCACTCAGTCTGGGCATGCGGCCCCTGCAGGTGATCACTTCGGTGGTATTGCCGCAGGCGCTGCGCACGGTGGTGCAGCCGATGACCTCGCTGCTCATCGCGCTGATGCTGTCGACCTCGCTGGCGTCGCAGGTGCCGCTTCCGGGCCGGGAGCTCACCGCGCTCGTGTCCAAGATCGCCAATGACTCCGCAGCCGGCATCGCCGCGTTCGCCGTGGCGGCCGCTATGTACGTGGTGACGGGCTTGCTCATCGGCTGGGCGGGCGGGGCATTGGAAAAGAAGGTACGGATACTGCGATGA
- a CDS encoding enoyl-CoA hydratase/isomerase family protein, giving the protein MNSDIANSPLLVMRDGGIVTWQFNRPQTLNALDVPLAQALLAAARDVAQDRSVRALVMKGSGKAFMAGGDLATLQANPVQGAADLLCPLNEAAEILSRLNAPVVAQVHGVAAGAGMSLMLLADFIWVAEGTRFNLAYANIGASCDVGASWSLPRLVGLRHALEIAMLSDVLGADDALRMGLINRVVPLAQLDSAVQQLAERLAAGPTVALGHMRRLMRASFDRDLPAQLAAEAAAFNSCAHTDDMREGMAAFFDKRKPNYTGQ; this is encoded by the coding sequence ATGAATTCAGACATCGCAAACTCTCCTCTGCTCGTCATGCGCGACGGCGGCATCGTCACCTGGCAGTTCAACCGTCCGCAAACACTTAACGCGCTGGATGTGCCTTTGGCACAGGCGCTGCTTGCTGCCGCACGCGACGTGGCGCAGGACCGCAGCGTGCGTGCGCTCGTGATGAAGGGTTCGGGCAAGGCCTTCATGGCTGGTGGCGATCTGGCCACTTTGCAGGCCAATCCCGTGCAGGGCGCTGCCGATCTGCTTTGCCCGCTCAATGAAGCGGCTGAAATTCTGTCGCGCCTGAATGCTCCCGTGGTCGCGCAAGTGCATGGTGTGGCAGCGGGTGCGGGCATGTCGCTGATGCTGCTGGCCGACTTCATCTGGGTTGCCGAAGGAACGCGATTCAATCTGGCCTATGCCAACATCGGCGCCAGTTGCGACGTGGGTGCCAGCTGGTCGCTGCCGCGTCTGGTGGGACTGCGCCATGCGCTCGAAATCGCCATGCTCAGTGATGTGCTGGGCGCCGACGATGCGCTGCGCATGGGTCTCATCAACCGTGTTGTGCCGCTTGCGCAATTGGACAGCGCCGTGCAGCAACTCGCAGAACGCCTTGCCGCCGGCCCCACCGTGGCGCTGGGGCACATGCGCCGCCTGATGCGCGCCAGCTTTGACAGAGACCTGCCCGCACAACTGGCCGCCGAAGCGGCTGCATTCAATTCCTGCGCGCACACGGACGACATGCGCGAAGGCATGGCGGCGTTTTTCGACAAACGCAAACCGAACTACACCGGCCAATGA